A genomic region of Sulfobacillus acidophilus DSM 10332 contains the following coding sequences:
- a CDS encoding OmpA/MotB domain protein (PFAM: OmpA family~COGs: COG1360 Flagellar motor protein~InterPro IPR006665~KEGG: drm:Dred_2442 OmpA/MotB domain-containing protein~PFAM: Outer membrane protein, OmpA/MotB, C-terminal~SPTR: OmpA/MotB domain protein) — protein sequence MMEEDEAQHNENGGMMRWLITYADLITLLLAFFIVLYAMNRTEQIKFTLVAQALAQQFNSNSIVGQSPGPSIITGMSGTYALSAKQQQQELETLSQLESRLQSAINQAGLANQVAVTSNPRGVEVSLSASYLFAPGSATLSPAAVGLIQRLGGVLKSVPNDIEVAGYTDSTPIRTAEFPSNWQLSAMRAANVVYVLSRVPGIQPARLSLAGFGRYHPVATNATPAGRAQNRRVNIVVLNTLVGQVAIGNGP from the coding sequence GTGATGGAGGAAGACGAGGCACAACATAACGAAAACGGCGGCATGATGCGATGGCTGATTACCTACGCCGACCTCATCACGTTGTTGTTGGCCTTTTTTATTGTGCTCTATGCCATGAACCGTACGGAGCAAATTAAATTTACGCTCGTGGCGCAGGCTCTGGCGCAACAATTCAATTCGAACAGTATCGTCGGTCAATCCCCAGGGCCCTCGATTATTACCGGTATGAGCGGAACCTATGCGTTATCGGCGAAGCAGCAACAACAGGAGCTGGAAACGCTGAGTCAGCTGGAATCCCGTTTGCAGTCCGCCATTAACCAGGCGGGGTTGGCCAATCAGGTCGCGGTGACCAGTAATCCTCGCGGAGTCGAGGTGAGCTTGAGTGCGTCGTATTTGTTTGCGCCCGGCTCGGCGACTCTGTCACCGGCTGCGGTCGGTTTGATTCAACGGCTCGGCGGCGTATTAAAAAGTGTACCGAATGATATTGAAGTGGCCGGATATACCGATTCCACGCCGATTCGGACAGCTGAGTTTCCGAGCAACTGGCAATTGTCGGCGATGCGAGCAGCCAATGTGGTGTATGTGTTAAGCCGTGTACCCGGAATCCAGCCGGCGCGCTTGTCGTTGGCCGGATTTGGTCGATATCATCCGGTGGCGACCAATGCCACGCCGGCCGGGCGGGCTCAGAACCGTCGCGTGAACATTGTGGTGTTGAATACGCTGGTAGGCCAAGTGGCGATTGGCAATGGACCTTAG
- a CDS encoding flagellar M-ring protein FliF (PFAM: Secretory protein of YscJ/FliF family; Flagellar M-ring protein C-terminal~TIGRFAM: flagellar basal-body M-ring protein/flagellar hook-basal body protein (fliF)~COGs: COG1766 Flagellar biosynthesis/type III secretory pathway lipoprotein~InterPro IPR000067:IPR006182:IPR013556~KEGG: tjr:TherJR_1542 flagellar M-ring protein FliF~PFAM: Flagellar M-ring C-terminal; Secretory protein YscJ/FliF~SPTR: Flagellar M-ring protein FliF;~TIGRFAM: Flagellar FliF M-ring protein) → MNERAKAYWDRLLNWWKNQAPAQKLRVGGFVVLGLAVLVTGWTLVTSPDWQPLYTNLDPRTAGQITNQLSQMKIPYELTNGGATILVPKKDVNQVRVDLADQNIPSSGTVGLPQPMTFTLGETDQEIQLTQLADLEATLESTINSINGVHSSRVLINEPAPSLFGETTTPATASVFVDLNPGASLSAGQVRGIMNLVAHSVNGLAVNQVTVVDQNGDVLSAGVLNQGPAATISGLSSAELADENQVASNIRNNVEGMLTQVLGPGNAVVQVSATLNFNQSQIQSTQYGKGVLSSQQVQSSTSTQSAAPTTAAGTTGNVPVYTTQSSGGPTSTNSKTVISNYLVDTTKTNETVPGGAIQRLTVAVVVDKKLTAQEAQSLKSLVASAAGIDYQRGDQLTVVGLPFNRSAVSQALVAMQKAQRAQEIRQGVLGLMALLVFLGVLFTIRRSLKNRPVPEPMPAVLPQAVGEVAPGPEPMSVAELLNEMRVQREPDTAEQARQRLLELAKNEPETAARLLKAWMDEESS, encoded by the coding sequence ATGAACGAACGGGCCAAAGCCTATTGGGATCGGCTCTTAAATTGGTGGAAGAACCAAGCTCCGGCCCAAAAACTCCGGGTAGGCGGGTTTGTGGTGCTGGGATTGGCGGTGTTGGTCACCGGCTGGACGTTGGTGACCAGTCCGGATTGGCAGCCTTTATATACCAATCTGGACCCGCGTACGGCGGGACAAATTACCAATCAATTAAGCCAAATGAAGATTCCATACGAGTTGACCAACGGTGGGGCCACGATATTGGTACCCAAAAAAGACGTCAACCAGGTGCGGGTGGATTTGGCCGATCAGAATATCCCATCCAGCGGCACGGTGGGCTTGCCGCAGCCGATGACCTTTACGCTCGGGGAGACGGACCAGGAAATCCAGTTAACCCAGCTCGCCGATCTCGAAGCCACCTTGGAATCGACGATAAATAGCATCAACGGGGTTCATTCCAGCCGCGTGCTGATTAACGAACCCGCCCCGAGCCTCTTTGGGGAAACCACGACTCCGGCCACGGCCTCGGTGTTTGTCGACTTAAATCCTGGCGCTTCCCTATCCGCCGGGCAGGTGCGCGGCATTATGAATTTGGTGGCCCATTCGGTGAATGGGTTGGCCGTGAATCAAGTGACCGTGGTCGACCAAAACGGGGATGTGCTGTCGGCCGGGGTCTTGAACCAAGGACCGGCGGCGACCATTTCTGGCCTCAGTAGCGCCGAACTTGCCGACGAAAACCAAGTCGCCAGCAATATCCGGAATAACGTGGAAGGCATGCTGACCCAAGTGCTGGGACCGGGTAACGCGGTGGTACAAGTGAGTGCTACCTTGAATTTTAATCAGTCCCAAATTCAATCGACGCAGTATGGGAAAGGGGTGTTGTCGTCTCAACAGGTGCAAAGCTCTACCAGCACCCAGTCGGCGGCACCGACTACTGCGGCGGGAACCACCGGTAATGTCCCCGTGTATACCACGCAATCGAGCGGGGGGCCGACCAGCACGAACAGTAAAACGGTGATCAGCAATTATTTGGTCGACACCACGAAGACTAATGAAACGGTTCCGGGTGGTGCCATTCAACGGCTGACGGTGGCGGTGGTGGTGGATAAGAAGTTAACCGCGCAAGAAGCCCAATCCCTTAAAAGCTTGGTGGCCAGTGCGGCCGGTATTGACTATCAGCGAGGCGACCAGTTGACCGTGGTGGGCCTCCCCTTTAATCGGAGTGCGGTCTCCCAGGCCCTGGTGGCCATGCAAAAGGCTCAACGGGCGCAGGAAATTCGGCAGGGCGTACTCGGTTTGATGGCACTTCTGGTTTTCTTGGGGGTGTTATTCACGATTCGGCGGTCGCTGAAGAACCGGCCCGTTCCCGAACCGATGCCGGCGGTGCTGCCTCAGGCGGTGGGGGAGGTCGCCCCGGGCCCGGAACCGATGTCGGTCGCCGAACTGTTGAACGAGATGCGGGTTCAACGGGAACCCGATACCGCCGAACAAGCCCGTCAACGGTTATTGGAGTTGGCCAAAAACGAACCGGAAACGGCGGCTCGGCTATTAAAGGCTTGGATGGACGAGGAAAGTAGCTAA
- a CDS encoding Flagellar hook-basal body complex protein fliE (PFAM: Flagellar hook-basal body complex protein FliE~TIGRFAM: flagellar hook-basal body complex protein FliE~HAMAP: Flagellar hook-basal body complex protein FliE~InterPro IPR001624~KEGG: mta:Moth_0770 flagellar hook-basal body complex protein (FliE)~PFAM: Flagellar hook-basal body complex protein FliE~SPTR: Flagellar hook-basal body complex protein FliE;~TIGRFAM: Flagellar hook-basal body complex protein FliE), with translation MNPLALQYLTPVTLNGGSTAASTVPMNFGSLLGHAVNSLSQSQTQANQAIQAAMTGQISVTQAMVAMVTAQSQLDVATAVQNQAISAYQNIMNMPLS, from the coding sequence ATGAATCCATTAGCTTTACAGTATTTAACGCCGGTGACCTTAAATGGCGGATCGACCGCCGCGTCGACCGTGCCCATGAATTTTGGGTCCCTTTTGGGTCATGCGGTGAATAGTTTGAGTCAGAGCCAAACTCAAGCCAACCAAGCCATTCAAGCCGCGATGACCGGTCAAATCAGTGTAACCCAAGCGATGGTGGCGATGGTGACCGCCCAGTCCCAGCTGGATGTTGCGACGGCGGTACAAAATCAAGCCATTTCGGCCTATCAAAACATCATGAACATGCCGCTGAGTTAA
- a CDS encoding MotA/TolQ/ExbB proton channel (PFAM: MotA/TolQ/ExbB proton channel family~COGs: COG1291 Flagellar motor component~InterPro IPR002898~KEGG: tjr:TherJR_2770 MotA/TolQ/ExbB proton channel~PFAM: MotA/TolQ/ExbB proton channel~SPTR: MotA/TolQ/ExbB proton channel), which produces MRLDFSAVGGIIFGVIALVGGFVLEGGRAGALLEGTAAMIVFGGTIGATAVSFSLDDLKKVPMLFRVGFTRDQFDPVQLIDKLVRYSDVARRRSLLELEQEIPLAGDPFLEKGLQLLVDNADPTFVRQMLETDIYAKSNQEKMGASIFEAAGGYAPTMGIVGTIMGLVHVLGELNGNPNSLAASIGLAFIATLYGVSSANLVWLPLAGNLKNKAKHSALVRQITLEGILAIQQGMAPSLLRDKLMSFIRPSGGTVAPVAEAPQPASEGVPVS; this is translated from the coding sequence ATGCGACTCGACTTTAGTGCAGTTGGCGGAATTATTTTTGGCGTTATCGCCTTAGTCGGGGGATTTGTCTTAGAAGGCGGGCGCGCAGGGGCGCTGTTGGAAGGAACGGCCGCCATGATTGTCTTTGGGGGCACCATTGGGGCGACGGCGGTTTCGTTCTCCTTAGACGACTTAAAAAAAGTTCCCATGTTGTTTCGTGTCGGATTTACCCGCGATCAATTTGATCCGGTCCAACTGATTGACAAACTGGTACGGTATTCGGATGTGGCTCGTCGGCGATCGCTGTTGGAGCTGGAACAAGAAATTCCTTTGGCGGGGGATCCCTTTTTGGAAAAGGGTTTGCAATTATTGGTGGATAATGCGGATCCTACATTTGTACGCCAGATGTTAGAAACCGATATTTATGCCAAATCGAACCAGGAAAAGATGGGGGCCAGTATTTTTGAGGCGGCCGGCGGCTATGCCCCGACCATGGGCATCGTGGGGACCATTATGGGGTTGGTCCACGTATTAGGCGAATTAAATGGCAATCCGAACTCGCTGGCCGCCTCGATCGGGCTGGCTTTTATCGCGACCTTATACGGGGTGTCGAGTGCCAATCTCGTCTGGTTGCCATTGGCGGGTAATTTAAAGAATAAGGCGAAGCATTCCGCCTTGGTGCGCCAAATCACGTTGGAAGGGATTTTGGCCATCCAACAAGGCATGGCCCCGTCGCTTTTACGCGATAAGCTGATGAGCTTTATTCGCCCTTCCGGTGGCACGGTTGCGCCAGTGGCGGAAGCGCCCCAGCCGGCATCGGAGGGGGTGCCGGTCTCGTGA
- a CDS encoding flagellar basal body rod protein (PFAM: Flagella basal body rod protein~TIGRFAM: flagellar basal-body rod protein FlgB~InterPro IPR001444~KEGG: gmc:GY4MC1_2691 flagellar basal-body rod protein FlgB~PFAM: Flagellar basal body rod protein, N-terminal~SPTR: Flagellar basal-body rod protein FlgB), whose translation MDLFNNLTDTVIVTTLNLSRQQELYIANNLANYDTPGYKAQSLSFQSQLQAALNQGPQAVAQVTGTVTTLPGAIFNNGNSVDLTAQMASLAKAQLLYETAVQAFNAKVTAIKTVTEEKPQ comes from the coding sequence ATGGACTTATTCAATAATCTCACGGATACCGTCATCGTCACCACGTTAAATCTCAGTCGGCAGCAGGAACTCTATATCGCCAACAACTTGGCGAATTACGACACGCCGGGATACAAAGCTCAGTCGCTATCCTTTCAAAGCCAACTGCAGGCCGCTTTAAATCAAGGTCCGCAGGCGGTCGCCCAGGTCACGGGCACGGTGACGACGTTACCGGGGGCGATTTTTAATAACGGCAACAGCGTCGATTTGACGGCACAAATGGCGAGTTTAGCCAAAGCCCAGCTGTTATACGAAACGGCCGTGCAGGCGTTTAACGCCAAAGTGACGGCAATTAAAACGGTTACGGAGGAGAAACCGCAATGA
- a CDS encoding hypothetical protein (KEGG: esi:Exig_1877 hypothetical protein~SPTR: Putative uncharacterized protein) yields the protein MISFSKVIKAEQQKLGRQRLAVQWRPLDPASPVVPEVSAELTDLLARAKAEAMAILENAETEARTIRDKARQEGYQAGWDAGYQEARQEVQAAWQAIRQELEAPRQKLQQLKAVLDRLGDEQTLAVAAALSLKLYSRLKLERLDVIHEYIQELADTMDQKSLTLFVDPTWEPRLAALQEVLDQGVTPMVVKIDDALATGTMRIEGETGGFLGGPVVSLQTLLQEVLG from the coding sequence ATGATTTCGTTCTCTAAAGTCATCAAAGCCGAACAGCAAAAGCTTGGTCGTCAGCGGCTCGCCGTGCAATGGCGGCCCCTGGACCCGGCGTCTCCGGTGGTGCCTGAGGTTTCCGCAGAATTGACGGATTTGCTTGCACGGGCGAAGGCGGAAGCGATGGCGATTCTAGAAAATGCGGAAACCGAGGCTCGGACCATCCGAGACAAAGCGCGCCAAGAGGGGTATCAGGCTGGGTGGGACGCCGGCTACCAAGAAGCACGGCAGGAGGTTCAAGCCGCTTGGCAAGCTATTCGGCAAGAACTGGAGGCGCCGCGCCAAAAGCTTCAACAGCTAAAAGCTGTCCTCGATCGCTTGGGGGACGAGCAAACTTTGGCCGTCGCGGCGGCTCTCAGTCTAAAGCTTTATTCCCGTTTGAAATTGGAACGTTTGGACGTGATTCACGAGTATATTCAAGAACTCGCGGATACGATGGATCAAAAATCTTTGACACTTTTTGTCGATCCGACCTGGGAACCCCGCTTAGCGGCGCTGCAAGAGGTGTTAGACCAGGGGGTGACCCCGATGGTGGTGAAAATTGACGATGCCTTAGCGACCGGGACCATGCGTATCGAAGGGGAAACGGGGGGCTTTTTAGGGGGGCCGGTCGTGTCGTTGCAGACACTTTTACAGGAGGTATTAGGGTGA
- a CDS encoding flagellar basal-body rod protein FlgC (PFAM: Domain of unknown function (DUF1078); Flagella basal body rod protein~TIGRFAM: flagellar basal-body rod protein FlgC~COGs: COG1558 Flagellar basal body rod protein~InterPro IPR006299:IPR001444:IPR010930~KEGG: pmo:Pmob_1685 flagellar basal-body rod protein FlgC~PFAM: Flagellar basal body rod protein, N-terminal; Protein of unknown function DUF1078, C-terminal~SPTR: Flagellar basal-body rod protein FlgC;~TIGRFAM: Flagellar basal-body rod protein FlgC), giving the protein MMFDGINIAASGLTAESLRLDVVANNLANADTTVTPRGGPYRREFVVLQSLPAPATGPDQGIGQGVMVAGIYQDPSPFQVVYDPTSPQADAAGNVLYPNVHLPVEMVDMIEASQAYQANVTAFNAAKTMDTKALTLGA; this is encoded by the coding sequence ATGATGTTTGACGGGATTAATATTGCGGCCAGTGGACTTACCGCGGAGTCCTTGCGCCTGGATGTCGTGGCGAACAATTTGGCCAATGCCGATACCACCGTGACGCCCAGGGGAGGACCATATCGGCGGGAATTCGTGGTGCTCCAAAGCCTGCCGGCGCCGGCCACCGGCCCTGATCAAGGGATAGGACAAGGGGTCATGGTGGCGGGCATTTATCAAGATCCGAGTCCCTTTCAGGTGGTCTACGATCCGACCAGTCCCCAAGCCGATGCCGCGGGAAACGTCTTATATCCGAACGTGCATTTACCGGTCGAAATGGTCGACATGATTGAGGCGTCACAAGCCTATCAAGCCAATGTGACGGCTTTTAACGCCGCGAAGACGATGGATACGAAAGCATTGACGTTGGGGGCCTAA
- a CDS encoding flagellar motor switch protein FliG (PFAM: FliG C-terminal domain~TIGRFAM: flagellar motor switch protein FliG~COGs: COG1536 Flagellar motor switch protein~InterPro IPR000090~KEGG: tjr:TherJR_1541 flagellar motor switch protein FliG~PFAM: Flagellar motor switch protein FliG~SPTR: Flagellar motor switch protein FliG;~TIGRFAM: Flagellar motor switch protein FliG), whose translation MEKMTGARKAAILLLTVGAEEAANILRYLGRTEVEAITVEIAKLKRVDPKLQEEILQEFFHLSQAERQIAEGGADLARQMLERAFDGQRAGEIMYRLRNFLQKRPFEILRKVDASQILQLVQGEHPQTIAVILSHTDPAVSAQVLSALPAEVQADVARRIAVMGRAAPEVIKDIESLIEQKLADLAADEAGGGGGLNIIVPILNNSERSAERQIMARLEEYDPELAESIRNRMFVFENIVQLDDRAVQKILRRVDNKTLAVALKGAPSDVSNKIFKNLSSKAAELLRDDIAVLGPVRIRDVENAQRDIVNIIRQLEDQGEIVISRGDQDDFVL comes from the coding sequence ATGGAAAAGATGACGGGGGCGCGCAAAGCCGCCATCCTTTTGCTGACCGTGGGGGCGGAGGAAGCCGCCAACATCCTCCGCTATCTCGGGCGCACGGAGGTGGAGGCGATTACCGTCGAGATCGCCAAACTCAAGCGGGTGGATCCCAAGCTGCAAGAAGAGATCTTGCAGGAATTTTTTCATCTGTCGCAAGCCGAGCGACAGATTGCCGAGGGTGGTGCCGACCTTGCTCGGCAAATGTTGGAGCGTGCCTTTGACGGCCAACGGGCAGGCGAAATCATGTACCGCCTACGAAACTTTTTACAAAAACGGCCGTTTGAAATTCTTCGCAAAGTGGATGCCAGCCAAATCCTGCAATTAGTGCAAGGGGAACACCCGCAGACGATTGCCGTGATTTTATCCCATACCGACCCGGCCGTATCGGCGCAAGTGCTCTCGGCGTTACCGGCCGAGGTGCAGGCCGATGTCGCTCGGCGAATTGCGGTGATGGGCCGGGCGGCCCCTGAAGTGATTAAGGATATCGAAAGCCTGATTGAGCAAAAGTTGGCCGATTTGGCCGCCGACGAAGCGGGCGGCGGCGGCGGACTCAACATTATCGTACCCATCTTGAACAATAGCGAGCGATCGGCCGAGCGGCAGATCATGGCGCGTTTAGAGGAATACGATCCGGAACTGGCGGAAAGTATTCGGAACCGAATGTTTGTCTTTGAAAATATCGTTCAACTCGATGATCGGGCCGTGCAGAAAATCTTGCGGCGGGTTGATAACAAGACGCTGGCGGTTGCGTTAAAAGGCGCTCCGTCCGACGTATCCAACAAGATTTTCAAGAATTTGTCCAGCAAAGCGGCTGAACTGTTGCGTGACGACATTGCCGTGCTGGGACCGGTTCGGATTCGAGACGTGGAAAACGCGCAACGGGATATCGTCAATATCATTCGCCAGTTAGAAGACCAGGGAGAAATTGTCATATCCAGAGGAGATCAAGATGATTTCGTTCTCTAA